The genomic stretch CGTACAATATCAACACGCTAATCTACAGGAGTCAGGTTTGAAAGGTTTCTTCAATCGGATACTCAGAATTAATGTCAGCAATCACAGTTTCACATATGAAAACCTGTCTGATGATACCCTGAGCTCTACCCTCGGCGGGAAAGGCCTTGGAATACATCTGCTGAGCAAAGAAAACCCCGTCGGTGCGGACCCCTTCTCTCCGGAAAACCGGCTGATAATCTGTGTCGGACCGATAACCGGCACGCGAATCTGGAGCCAGTCCCGCTACGGAGTATTTTCAAAAAGTCCGGCAACAGGGGGGTTCTGCGAGTCCTACTGCGGCGGCGAACTGGCTCCCAGAATAAAGGGCTGCGGAGCCGATGCCGTGATTATTGAAGGCAAAAGCGATTCCCTTGTTTTCCTTAGCGTAACAGAGGACAGAGTTGATTTTCATGACGCCTCCGGGATTGCGGGGGCTGAAACATACGACGCAGAAAAGTATATCCTGTCCCGCTCCGGCAAGAGCAGCGGGGCCATGGTCATAGGACCTGCGGGGGAAAACCTGGTTGTACAGGCGGCGATTAAGTCCGACCTGTGGCGAAGCGCCGGCCGGGGCGGTCTTGGCGCAGTCATGGGATCCAAAGGAATCAAGGGGATCTCCTTTAACGGTACAAGGAAGGCCGACGTCGCCAATCCGGAAATGGTGACGAATCTGGTTAAAAATATCGCCTCTACCTGGAAGGACTCCCCGGTAACAAAGAAGTACCAGACCTACGGAACACCGTCACAGGTAGCTGTTACCAACGGCGCGAAATGCTTTCCCACGCGTTACTGGCAGAGCGGTGTATCGGAACACTGGCAAAACTTGAGTGCCGAATATATGCATGAACATTTTGAAGTATCAAAACACGGCTGTCCTTCCTGTTTTCTGCAATGTACCAAACATGCCAGGGTTAAATCCGGGCGCCATGCGGGACTGGAAATCGACGGACCTGAATACGAAACAATTTACGCCCTTGGCGGCCTGAACTGCCTGGATTCCCTGGAAGAGGTCGCCTGGCTCAACGACATCTGCGATCGGCTGGGACTGGATACCATGAGCGCCGGTAACCTTTCTGCCCTGGCTGTAGAAGCCTATAAAAGGGGCAAGACCGATTTCGCCATTGACTATAATCAGCCGGATCGAATGGCCGAATTTTTTACATTACTTGCCCACGCCGAGGGGGCCGGCGCGGTTTTTGCAAAAGGGATCAAAAGCGCCGCAGCCGAACTCGGCCTCGAAGATATTGCTGTTCACGTAAAGGGTCTTGAACCGGCGGGCTTCGACCCCCGGGTACTGAAAGGCATGGGACTCTCCTATGCTACATCCCCGCGGGGAGCCTGTCACCTGCGGGGAACCTTCTATAAAGCCGAACTGACCGGTGAGGTTGATCCGGATGTAATCCCCGGAAAAGCACGCTACCACATTGACTATGAAGATCGGGCTGCCCTCTTCGATTCGATGATTCTCTGCCGTTTTTTCCGGGACTTTTATCTTTGGGATGAGCTTTCCGAAATGGTTGAAGCGACGACCGGTATGCGGATGAACAAGAAAGAGCTGGAACTTCTGGCCAACCGGATTACCCAGCAAACCAGGGCTTTTAACCATCGGGAGGGAATCGGCCCGGAACAGGATACCCTTCCAAAGCGAATCCTGAATGAAGCAACAAAGGAAGGAGCTGTTCTTAGCGAGGCGGACCTTCATACAATGATACAGGAATACAATAAGATAAGGGAAGAACGAGATGCAAAAGCAGAAATTAGCAGTTGATTTTACATGGGAAAAATGGTCCGCCGAAGAGTCGGACCTGGCAGCACTGGGAAAAAAGACGGGATCCCGGCTGCTTTTTGAAATAGATCTTATCCATCATTTTGAACAGGAACTCCTGCGCCTTAAAAACGCCGACGCAGTATGGGGTCCGGTACATTCCAGCGTTGGACAGGAAGCCGTAGCGGCAGCCAGTATCGGTCCCTTAAAAGAAAGCGATAAGGTCCTCGGCAGCCACCGGGCGCATCATCAGTTTCTGAGCAAGGCTCTGAACTTTGTTCTGAACGAAGAGTGGGATCCGGGCTCTCAGGACTGGCCGGAAGAGGCACAAGAGGTGATTAATCGTACCTTTGCGGAGATCCTCGGCCTTGCTCCCGGCTACTGCGGAGGCCGCGGCGGATCCATGCACTTGCGCTGGAAGGAGGCAGGTTTTCTCGGCTCCAACGCTATTGTCGGCGGTGGTATCCCGCTGGCCGTCGGTGCTGCTTACGCGGAACAGAAACTGCAGAGCGGTAATGTCGTTGTGTGCTACTTCGGCGACGGTGCGGCCAATCAGGGGGCATTTCATGAGGCCCTGAACCTGGCAGGCATCTGGAAACTGCCGATTATCTTTTTTGTGGAAAACAACGAATTCGCCGTAGGAACCCGTAACGAAGACGCCTGCGCAGTAAAGGACATCTCGCAACGGGCAGCCAGTTACGGCATGGACGGCTACATCGTTGACGGCCAGGACACCACGGGAATCTACCGGGTTATGGAGCATGTTTCCAGGAATATCCGGGGCGGCAGCCGTCCCGCCATTGTCGAAGCTAAATGCTGGCGCCATTACCACCATGCGGGAGACGTTCCCGGAAGTTCATATGGATATCGCGACAAGGAAGAGGAAGCCCGGCACATAGCCCTGGATCCCCGCACCCGTTTTCCCGAGGCCCTGCTTGAGCAGAAGCTGCTCACAAAGAAAGAGATCAGCGCAATTGACGACGCTGCAAAAGCGGCAGTGGAAAAGGCTCTGGATTTTTGCGTGGAAGGAGAAGACCGGACCATCATCCGGGAGAACCTGTGGCCTGATCCGGCCAGCGCCGGGGAGGGCATGCGCTCTGACGGCAAAGAACTGGAGGGACTTCCTTACATTGATGATGATTACACGGGTCCGAAAAATA from Marispirochaeta sp. encodes the following:
- a CDS encoding aldehyde ferredoxin oxidoreductase family protein, which codes for MKGFFNRILRINVSNHSFTYENLSDDTLSSTLGGKGLGIHLLSKENPVGADPFSPENRLIICVGPITGTRIWSQSRYGVFSKSPATGGFCESYCGGELAPRIKGCGADAVIIEGKSDSLVFLSVTEDRVDFHDASGIAGAETYDAEKYILSRSGKSSGAMVIGPAGENLVVQAAIKSDLWRSAGRGGLGAVMGSKGIKGISFNGTRKADVANPEMVTNLVKNIASTWKDSPVTKKYQTYGTPSQVAVTNGAKCFPTRYWQSGVSEHWQNLSAEYMHEHFEVSKHGCPSCFLQCTKHARVKSGRHAGLEIDGPEYETIYALGGLNCLDSLEEVAWLNDICDRLGLDTMSAGNLSALAVEAYKRGKTDFAIDYNQPDRMAEFFTLLAHAEGAGAVFAKGIKSAAAELGLEDIAVHVKGLEPAGFDPRVLKGMGLSYATSPRGACHLRGTFYKAELTGEVDPDVIPGKARYHIDYEDRAALFDSMILCRFFRDFYLWDELSEMVEATTGMRMNKKELELLANRITQQTRAFNHREGIGPEQDTLPKRILNEATKEGAVLSEADLHTMIQEYNKIREERDAKAEISS
- a CDS encoding thiamine pyrophosphate-dependent enzyme, which encodes MQKQKLAVDFTWEKWSAEESDLAALGKKTGSRLLFEIDLIHHFEQELLRLKNADAVWGPVHSSVGQEAVAAASIGPLKESDKVLGSHRAHHQFLSKALNFVLNEEWDPGSQDWPEEAQEVINRTFAEILGLAPGYCGGRGGSMHLRWKEAGFLGSNAIVGGGIPLAVGAAYAEQKLQSGNVVVCYFGDGAANQGAFHEALNLAGIWKLPIIFFVENNEFAVGTRNEDACAVKDISQRAASYGMDGYIVDGQDTTGIYRVMEHVSRNIRGGSRPAIVEAKCWRHYHHAGDVPGSSYGYRDKEEEARHIALDPRTRFPEALLEQKLLTKKEISAIDDAAKAAVEKALDFCVEGEDRTIIRENLWPDPASAGEGMRSDGKELEGLPYIDDDYTGPKNKARFSEAISFVTGRWMEKDSSVYEFGEEIANFGGGAYGATKGLPERFPQQIVNTPISEAGFTGLACGAAMNGLKTIIEIMFPDFALVAGDQLFNQIAKARHMYGGKTNLPLVARTRIATGAGYGGQHSMDPVAIFALFSGWRIIAPGNAFDYIGLFNTAMHSNDPVVFLEHHSLYTKTFEIPEGDLDYCIPFGKANVIRPGTDISVLVYSSMGERCKKIAEKLERQGVSAEIIDLRSLDLPSVDYDTIGMSLQKTGVLAIVEEAAGAQTIGPRIAEQVMVRFFDYLDAPVGCISSLNVPNSVSRRLEAAAIISDGEIEEKLTAMAKRAWR